Proteins encoded together in one Terriglobus saanensis SP1PR4 window:
- a CDS encoding ABC transporter permease — MSLWTRVANVFRADTVNQQLDEEFESHIAEAIASGRDPLEARRAFGSVLRQREESREATVMGWLEGLRADAVFGWRQLLRNRVTFAAAVFSLALAMGSCVSAFRLIDALLWRPLPVSHPERLYALSRYGLGWDGKMAHFDGWAYPSFARMRDAVRNDAELIAVSPSSRSDLTFGSDEEMEKAYLQYVSGTMFNAFGLQPTLGRLLTPQDDRTPGKSPYAVLSYDFWTRRFHRDPQVVGKTFRLGDKIYEVVGVGPKSFTGTEPGTMTDVFLPVMMHGAVTRDDSTFHRTLAIMRPGVNLEPVRAKLDAVSRGFETERAKGFKDIPKKMIQNFLDQRMEMIPASAGTSSLQESYRHALSWLGALVVLVLLIACANVANLMTALASARAREMALRVSLGAGRWRLVQMVLVESAMLAGCASVLGALFAWWSAPRIVGMINPPDRPARLALSADWRVLAFGVGLVLAVTLLFGLLPALRASAVKPVSALKGGEDPHARRRMMYGMIAAQIAFCFVIVFTAGLFVSTFQRISHLQMGFSPEGLILLETSAPQGQTQAVWDEVADALRSTPGVERVGESGWALLTENSWNNTISIDGGPPSEVLSHFLRISPGWFETVKMPLVAGRDLRPGDTFPGTAVVNEAFAKQFFKGVNPVGRTFDKMKDDGTRLKCKVVGMVANAFYRDIREGVLPVAYVPFDVTVGKDGVARRDGGTFAVRSAGGNLLLLGAELRRKATQTRAGFRVTNVQTQQELVDAQTIRERLLALLGIFFASVALLLAGIGLYGVMNYSVMQRRREIGIRVAVGARSRSIAGLVAKDMFAMVTLGVAVGSVAGIASARYLETLFYEVKAADPVFLTIPAVVILSAALLAAVPAVMRALAIEPAEILRSE; from the coding sequence ATGTCCCTTTGGACGCGGGTAGCGAATGTGTTTCGCGCCGACACAGTGAACCAGCAGCTGGACGAGGAGTTCGAATCGCATATCGCGGAGGCGATTGCGTCAGGACGCGATCCGCTGGAGGCCCGGCGTGCGTTCGGGTCTGTGCTGCGGCAAAGGGAAGAGAGCCGCGAGGCCACGGTGATGGGATGGCTGGAGGGGTTGCGGGCGGACGCGGTCTTCGGCTGGAGACAGCTGCTACGGAACAGGGTGACGTTTGCCGCAGCGGTGTTTTCGCTGGCTCTGGCGATGGGCTCGTGCGTTTCCGCGTTCCGTTTGATCGATGCCCTGCTGTGGCGTCCGCTACCGGTTTCGCATCCGGAGCGGCTGTACGCGCTGTCGCGATACGGCCTGGGTTGGGACGGCAAGATGGCCCACTTCGACGGCTGGGCGTACCCGAGCTTTGCCAGAATGCGGGATGCCGTGCGGAACGATGCGGAGCTGATCGCCGTTTCGCCCAGCTCGCGAAGTGACCTGACCTTCGGTTCCGATGAGGAGATGGAGAAAGCGTATTTGCAATACGTCTCCGGCACGATGTTCAACGCCTTTGGGCTGCAGCCGACGCTGGGACGTCTGCTGACACCGCAGGACGATCGCACTCCGGGAAAGAGCCCGTATGCCGTGCTGTCGTACGACTTCTGGACGCGGCGGTTCCACCGGGATCCACAGGTGGTGGGAAAGACCTTCCGTCTAGGAGACAAAATCTATGAGGTCGTGGGCGTCGGCCCGAAGAGCTTTACCGGAACAGAGCCGGGGACGATGACTGATGTCTTTCTACCGGTGATGATGCATGGTGCAGTGACGCGCGACGATTCTACGTTTCACCGTACGCTGGCGATTATGAGACCAGGCGTCAACCTGGAGCCGGTACGGGCGAAGCTGGATGCGGTGAGCCGCGGATTCGAAACCGAGAGAGCCAAAGGCTTCAAGGACATCCCGAAAAAAATGATCCAGAACTTCCTGGATCAACGGATGGAGATGATTCCAGCGAGTGCGGGAACGTCGAGTCTGCAGGAGTCGTACCGGCACGCTCTGAGCTGGCTCGGCGCGCTGGTGGTGCTGGTCCTGCTGATCGCATGCGCGAATGTGGCGAACCTGATGACGGCGCTGGCTTCCGCGCGAGCAAGAGAGATGGCGCTTCGAGTCTCCCTGGGTGCGGGGCGGTGGAGACTGGTGCAGATGGTGCTGGTGGAGAGCGCGATGCTGGCCGGATGTGCCTCGGTTCTGGGAGCGCTCTTCGCATGGTGGTCTGCACCGAGGATCGTAGGGATGATCAACCCACCGGACCGTCCTGCGCGGCTGGCTCTTTCAGCGGACTGGAGAGTGCTCGCGTTCGGAGTAGGTCTGGTGCTGGCGGTGACGCTGCTCTTCGGGCTGCTGCCCGCGCTGCGCGCCTCCGCGGTAAAACCGGTGAGCGCGCTTAAGGGCGGAGAAGATCCCCATGCGCGGCGGCGGATGATGTACGGAATGATCGCGGCGCAGATTGCTTTCTGTTTTGTGATCGTCTTTACCGCGGGCCTTTTTGTATCGACATTCCAACGGATCTCGCATCTGCAGATGGGCTTTTCGCCAGAGGGATTGATCCTGCTGGAGACGTCGGCTCCGCAGGGGCAGACGCAGGCGGTGTGGGATGAGGTAGCCGATGCGCTTCGCTCGACGCCGGGAGTGGAAAGGGTAGGGGAGTCGGGGTGGGCTTTGCTGACAGAGAACTCCTGGAACAACACCATCTCAATCGATGGAGGACCGCCGAGTGAGGTACTGAGTCACTTCTTACGGATCTCTCCAGGATGGTTCGAAACGGTGAAGATGCCGTTGGTCGCCGGACGGGATCTGCGCCCTGGCGACACCTTCCCCGGAACGGCGGTAGTCAACGAGGCGTTTGCGAAACAGTTTTTCAAAGGAGTTAATCCCGTAGGTCGAACCTTCGACAAGATGAAGGACGATGGGACGCGGTTGAAGTGCAAAGTCGTAGGAATGGTTGCAAACGCTTTTTACCGGGATATCCGTGAAGGCGTTTTACCGGTGGCCTATGTGCCGTTCGACGTGACGGTGGGGAAAGACGGAGTTGCGCGCAGAGACGGCGGGACCTTCGCCGTGCGCAGTGCGGGAGGAAATCTTCTCCTCCTGGGCGCAGAGCTTCGACGAAAGGCAACACAAACGCGCGCCGGATTCCGCGTGACGAACGTGCAGACCCAGCAGGAGCTGGTGGATGCGCAGACGATTCGTGAACGGCTGCTGGCTCTGCTGGGAATCTTCTTTGCCTCGGTAGCGCTGCTTCTCGCAGGGATTGGGCTCTATGGGGTAATGAATTATTCGGTGATGCAGCGGCGGCGGGAGATCGGGATTCGAGTTGCGGTGGGCGCGCGTTCGAGATCGATTGCAGGACTGGTGGCAAAAGATATGTTTGCCATGGTGACTCTGGGCGTTGCAGTCGGAAGCGTGGCGGGCATCGCTTCAGCACGCTACCTGGAGACGTTATTTTACGAAGTAAAAGCCGCCGACCCGGTCTTCCTGACCATCCCAGCGGTGGTGATTTTGAGCGCCGCGCTGCTGGCTGCCGTTCCGGCCGTAATGCGTGCGTTAGCCATCGAACCGGCTGAGATTTTGCGGTCCGAGTAG
- a CDS encoding alpha/beta fold hydrolase — MLKELVRALLLASVPLAAQQRWQTLPPTPAPVAGEQKHYAEVNGIRLFYATLPAADGGHSTPVVLLHGGLANSDYWGNQVRALHPHHSVILVDSRGHGRSTRSAQPFGYDLMADDVVALLDSLHIPQADIVGWSDGAILGIDLALRHPSRVRRVFAFAANVTTDGVRKDVDKNPNFAAFMRRGGEEYRRLSPTPTEYDAFTEQISHMWFSQPDWTAAQLATIHTPVLAADGDHDEGIVQGHTEKIAAMIPNASLLILPNASHFAFLQAPTLFNTALLDFLDRP, encoded by the coding sequence ATGCTCAAAGAACTCGTCCGTGCTCTGCTTCTTGCCTCTGTCCCGCTCGCCGCACAACAGCGCTGGCAGACGCTTCCGCCGACACCCGCACCTGTCGCTGGTGAACAGAAGCACTACGCGGAGGTTAACGGCATTCGGCTCTTCTATGCCACACTTCCTGCCGCCGACGGCGGACATTCCACACCGGTTGTTCTCCTGCATGGAGGCCTTGCCAACAGCGACTACTGGGGCAACCAGGTGCGTGCCCTCCATCCTCATCACTCGGTCATCCTTGTCGATTCGCGAGGACACGGACGCAGCACACGGAGCGCGCAGCCCTTCGGTTATGACCTCATGGCAGACGACGTCGTCGCCCTGCTCGACAGCCTGCATATTCCTCAGGCGGACATTGTCGGTTGGAGTGACGGAGCGATTCTCGGCATCGATCTCGCTCTTCGTCATCCATCGCGCGTCCGCCGCGTCTTCGCCTTCGCGGCCAACGTAACGACGGATGGAGTGCGCAAAGACGTGGATAAGAACCCCAACTTCGCCGCCTTCATGCGTCGCGGAGGAGAGGAGTACCGTCGCCTCTCGCCCACGCCGACGGAGTACGACGCGTTCACCGAACAGATCTCACATATGTGGTTTTCTCAGCCCGATTGGACGGCAGCGCAACTCGCCACCATTCACACACCCGTCCTCGCCGCGGATGGCGATCACGATGAAGGCATCGTCCAAGGCCATACCGAGAAGATTGCGGCGATGATTCCCAACGCCAGCCTTCTCATCCTTCCAAATGCCAGTCACTTTGCGTTCCTGCAGGCTCCTACTCTTTTCAACACGGCTCTTCTGGATTTCCTCGATCGACCGTAG
- the hscA gene encoding Fe-S protein assembly chaperone HscA: MADQNSTPSRDRVVGIDLGTTNSLVAFMQNGVPAVIPGEDGVNLVPSVVAIHGETILIGNAASSTLRDTPGNAVYSAKRLMGRGIDDVREELKLFPFHLAADQKDEEVLRLQVGGKQFTPPEISALVLQQLRRNAERYFGAAVTKAVITVPAYFNDAQRQATKDAGRIAGLEVLRLVNEPTAAALAYGLDKTASSTIAVYDFGGGTFDVSILKLHEGIFEVIATNGDTHLGGDDIDNLLIHIALDEIANEIDPEAAKNPATVQAVRKAVIEAKIALSYGESAKLDVTLADGKAYRREITRPQFEGLIAQVIARTEQPAKLALKDAGLEAAQIDEVVLVGGSTRIPAVRKLVDELFQLSARGKSAHTDLNPDEVVALGAAVQADILSGGSAATSEMLLLDVTPLSLGIEALGGVVAKIIQRNSTIPASATEHFTTGVDGQTNVAIHVVQGERELAKDCRSLARFDLKNIPPMTAGLPRIEVKFLIDANGILHVSAREQRSGQEAEVEVKPSYGLTDEQVEDMILSSFDNAEEDIAARQLIEATNEAQTILEAVKKGQSHAAWQMLSSDEIEKIHAASSELEASIRGGDYKLIRRGIDVLDKATHRFAELMMDTAVTSALTGQTMSGAGEKLGAGPTAPHAFAPAQIDESPAAMEEKKFEE; encoded by the coding sequence ATGGCAGACCAGAACAGCACCCCCTCCCGGGACCGCGTCGTAGGCATCGACCTCGGCACCACCAACTCCCTCGTTGCGTTTATGCAGAACGGCGTTCCCGCCGTCATTCCCGGCGAAGATGGCGTCAACCTCGTGCCGTCCGTCGTGGCGATTCACGGCGAAACGATCCTGATCGGCAACGCCGCCAGCAGCACGCTGCGCGATACGCCTGGCAACGCCGTCTACTCCGCCAAGCGCCTGATGGGCCGCGGCATCGACGATGTGCGCGAAGAGCTGAAGCTCTTTCCCTTCCATCTTGCCGCCGATCAGAAGGACGAAGAGGTCCTTCGCCTGCAGGTGGGGGGCAAGCAGTTCACGCCGCCGGAGATCTCCGCTCTGGTGCTGCAGCAGCTTCGCCGCAACGCTGAACGCTACTTCGGCGCGGCTGTGACCAAGGCCGTCATCACCGTGCCCGCGTACTTCAACGACGCGCAGCGTCAGGCGACGAAGGATGCAGGCCGCATCGCGGGTCTCGAAGTTCTTCGCCTCGTCAACGAACCGACCGCTGCGGCACTGGCGTACGGGCTGGACAAGACCGCCTCGAGCACCATCGCCGTCTACGACTTCGGCGGAGGCACCTTCGACGTCTCCATCCTCAAGCTGCACGAGGGCATCTTCGAGGTGATTGCCACGAACGGTGACACGCACCTCGGCGGCGACGATATCGACAATCTCCTCATTCACATCGCGCTCGACGAAATCGCCAACGAGATCGATCCGGAGGCCGCAAAGAATCCCGCGACCGTGCAGGCCGTGCGCAAGGCCGTCATCGAAGCCAAGATCGCTCTCTCCTACGGGGAAAGCGCGAAGCTCGACGTGACGCTTGCCGACGGGAAAGCCTATCGCCGCGAGATCACGCGCCCCCAGTTCGAAGGCCTGATCGCGCAGGTGATCGCCCGCACAGAGCAGCCCGCGAAGCTCGCGTTGAAGGACGCGGGCCTGGAAGCAGCGCAGATCGACGAGGTGGTTCTCGTCGGCGGAAGCACGCGTATTCCCGCCGTGCGCAAGCTTGTAGACGAGCTCTTCCAGCTTTCGGCACGCGGCAAGTCGGCACACACCGATCTTAATCCAGATGAAGTCGTCGCCCTGGGCGCGGCGGTGCAGGCGGATATTCTTTCGGGCGGTTCCGCGGCTACGAGCGAGATGCTTCTGCTCGATGTGACGCCGCTCTCGCTGGGCATTGAAGCCCTTGGCGGAGTCGTCGCTAAGATCATCCAGCGAAACTCCACGATTCCCGCTTCGGCCACAGAGCACTTCACCACGGGTGTGGACGGGCAGACGAATGTCGCCATCCACGTAGTACAGGGCGAGCGCGAACTGGCGAAGGACTGCCGCTCTCTGGCGCGCTTCGACCTGAAGAACATCCCTCCCATGACGGCGGGTCTGCCGCGTATCGAGGTAAAGTTCCTCATCGACGCCAACGGCATTCTGCACGTGTCGGCTCGCGAACAGCGCAGCGGCCAGGAGGCCGAGGTAGAGGTGAAGCCGAGCTACGGCCTCACCGACGAGCAGGTGGAGGACATGATCCTCTCCAGCTTCGATAACGCGGAAGAGGACATCGCCGCGCGCCAGCTGATCGAAGCCACCAACGAGGCGCAGACGATCCTGGAAGCCGTAAAGAAGGGGCAATCGCATGCCGCGTGGCAGATGCTCTCCTCCGATGAGATCGAGAAGATCCATGCCGCTTCCAGCGAGCTGGAAGCCTCGATTCGTGGCGGAGACTACAAGCTCATTCGGCGTGGCATCGACGTGCTGGACAAGGCGACGCATCGCTTTGCGGAGCTGATGATGGATACTGCCGTGACCTCTGCGCTCACCGGCCAAACGATGTCCGGCGCGGGCGAGAAGCTGGGCGCGGGGCCGACGGCGCCGCATGCTTTTGCTCCGGCGCAGATTGACGAATCACCTGCTGCGATGGAAGAGAAGAAGTTTGAAGAATAG
- the hslV gene encoding ATP-dependent protease subunit HslV: MVSKPLSSHSYDLGEGRRIRSTTVICVRRNGHVVMAADGQVTLGSAVMKHGAKKIRRLYQDKVLAGFAGSTADAFSLFARFESKLEQFAGNLSRAAVELAKDWRTDKMLRQLEALLIVADVNQVYLLSGNGDVIEPDAIAGGVGVVATIGSGGSFAQAAAYALMENTDLTARQIAEKSMKIAGEICIYTNDSVTIEELGT; the protein is encoded by the coding sequence TTGGTTTCCAAGCCTCTTTCGTCCCACTCCTATGACCTCGGAGAAGGACGTCGGATCCGTTCCACGACCGTCATCTGTGTCCGTCGCAATGGCCACGTCGTAATGGCCGCCGACGGACAGGTCACGCTCGGCTCCGCCGTCATGAAACATGGCGCGAAGAAGATTCGCCGCCTTTATCAGGACAAGGTGCTGGCTGGCTTTGCAGGTTCCACGGCGGATGCGTTCTCGCTCTTCGCCCGTTTCGAATCCAAGCTGGAGCAGTTTGCTGGAAACCTCTCCCGTGCCGCGGTGGAGCTTGCCAAGGACTGGCGTACGGACAAGATGCTGCGTCAGCTCGAAGCCCTTCTGATTGTGGCGGACGTGAATCAGGTCTACCTGCTCAGCGGCAACGGCGACGTGATCGAACCGGATGCGATTGCTGGCGGTGTGGGTGTCGTCGCTACGATCGGTTCGGGCGGCAGCTTCGCGCAGGCAGCGGCCTACGCGCTGATGGAGAACACGGACCTCACCGCGCGCCAGATCGCCGAGAAGAGCATGAAGATCGCCGGAGAAATCTGCATCTACACGAACGACAGCGTCACCATTGAAGAACTCGGCACGTAG
- the iscU gene encoding Fe-S cluster assembly scaffold IscU — protein sequence MAYSDKVVDHYENPRNVGTLDKASTEVGTGLVGAPECGDVMRLQIKVNPTTQIIEDAKFKTFGCGSAIASSSLATEWVKGKTVAEALAISNTDIVKELALPPVKIHCSVLAEDAIRAAIGDWKKKNGQPESEPALVGAAVN from the coding sequence ATGGCATATAGCGATAAAGTAGTCGATCACTACGAGAATCCCCGCAACGTCGGCACCCTCGACAAGGCGTCCACCGAAGTCGGCACCGGTCTGGTCGGAGCTCCAGAGTGCGGCGACGTCATGCGCCTCCAGATCAAGGTGAACCCCACCACACAGATCATTGAAGACGCAAAGTTCAAAACCTTCGGCTGCGGCTCCGCCATTGCCAGTTCATCGCTCGCGACGGAGTGGGTCAAGGGCAAGACGGTTGCCGAAGCACTCGCGATCTCCAACACGGACATCGTGAAGGAACTCGCACTTCCCCCGGTGAAGATTCACTGCTCGGTGCTCGCGGAAGACGCGATCCGTGCGGCCATCGGCGACTGGAAGAAGAAGAACGGCCAGCCTGAGAGCGAACCCGCCCTCGTTGGCGCAGCAGTCAACTAA
- a CDS encoding diguanylate cyclase, producing MQNLTVSYSYGLIAVSIMLAILAAYAAFGIADRMRRVPGRLNQLKWLIGGASAMGFGVWSMHYMGMLAAKLPVPVFYYVPTVIWSLVLAMAASAVALLVASTGSPDWRHFTGGGLLMGSGIAGMHYMGMAAMRTSAMHHYSPDIVALSIALAVALSTAALWMISLVQENEAGGGQYRVIAGVLMGLGIASMHYVSMAGVRFHTDAMPFSLQNTIKVSLLGETGVAVTALLVLLKALVSAATDKRMYRKLQIAHDQLAASQAALLQSQTELREVNALLSELSIRDGLTGLYNRRHFDSYLNLEWRRVPRVKKPMALLLLDVDHFKQLNDHYGHQYGDDCLRDIARILETQPRRASDLAARFGGEEFAVLLPGCDLEGGLEVAERIRVAIMETGGEHYSNPEKRMTVSIGVTCYLPATDDSPERMIGRADQAMYKAKGAGRNCVIGIAGEAALLKI from the coding sequence TTGCAAAACCTTACGGTTTCCTATTCTTACGGGCTTATCGCGGTTTCGATCATGCTGGCCATCCTGGCAGCTTATGCCGCCTTCGGAATTGCCGACAGGATGCGCCGGGTCCCGGGGCGATTGAATCAGCTGAAATGGCTGATCGGCGGAGCGTCGGCCATGGGCTTCGGCGTCTGGTCCATGCACTACATGGGTATGCTGGCGGCCAAGCTGCCGGTCCCCGTCTTCTATTACGTTCCAACCGTGATCTGGTCGCTTGTGCTGGCGATGGCCGCATCGGCCGTCGCGCTGCTTGTAGCGAGCACCGGGTCTCCCGACTGGAGACACTTCACCGGTGGCGGCCTGCTCATGGGCAGCGGCATCGCCGGCATGCATTACATGGGCATGGCCGCAATGCGCACGAGCGCGATGCATCACTACTCCCCCGACATCGTTGCATTGTCGATTGCGCTGGCTGTTGCACTCTCCACGGCTGCGTTGTGGATGATCTCTCTGGTCCAGGAAAACGAAGCCGGTGGAGGTCAGTACCGTGTGATAGCAGGCGTACTGATGGGGCTGGGCATTGCGTCCATGCATTACGTTTCCATGGCGGGCGTACGATTTCACACGGACGCCATGCCCTTTTCGCTGCAGAACACCATCAAGGTCTCACTCCTCGGCGAGACCGGCGTCGCCGTAACTGCGCTCCTCGTCCTTCTGAAAGCGCTTGTCTCCGCCGCGACGGACAAACGGATGTATCGCAAGCTCCAGATCGCGCATGACCAGCTGGCGGCCTCGCAGGCAGCACTTCTGCAGAGCCAGACGGAGCTTCGCGAGGTCAACGCGTTGCTCAGCGAACTCTCGATCCGCGATGGTCTTACCGGGCTCTATAACCGGCGGCATTTTGATAGTTATCTGAACCTGGAGTGGCGTCGTGTCCCGCGTGTAAAGAAACCGATGGCTCTGCTTTTACTGGACGTTGACCATTTCAAACAGCTCAACGATCACTACGGGCACCAGTACGGAGACGACTGCCTCCGCGATATCGCCCGCATCCTCGAGACGCAGCCGCGCCGCGCCAGCGATCTGGCCGCTCGATTCGGCGGAGAAGAGTTCGCCGTCCTTCTACCCGGTTGCGACCTTGAAGGTGGCCTGGAGGTCGCCGAAAGGATCCGCGTGGCCATCATGGAGACCGGTGGAGAGCACTACTCCAATCCAGAAAAACGGATGACTGTGAGTATCGGTGTGACCTGTTATCTTCCCGCGACGGACGACTCTCCTGAAAGAATGATCGGACGCGCGGACCAGGCCATGTACAAGGCCAAGGGCGCGGGGCGCAACTGCGTCATCGGAATCGCAGGAGAGGCCGCGCTTCTCAAGATTTAG
- a CDS encoding VOC family protein, translating into MTMKSQLIPAISYRDCVRMIDWLCDAFGFKKNAVYMESDDTVAHAQLTLGDGMVMLSSYQKQGEMRSSFAMPDEVGGRETQTCCVITEDCDGVYASAKAAGAKMILDLKEQDYGGKSFSCADPEGHIWHVGSYNPWA; encoded by the coding sequence ATGACGATGAAGTCGCAGCTCATTCCAGCAATAAGCTACCGCGATTGCGTCCGGATGATCGATTGGTTATGCGATGCGTTCGGATTTAAAAAGAACGCAGTCTACATGGAATCGGACGATACGGTGGCACACGCACAACTGACGCTGGGAGATGGCATGGTCATGCTGAGTTCGTATCAGAAGCAGGGCGAAATGCGATCGTCCTTCGCCATGCCGGATGAGGTCGGCGGTCGCGAGACGCAGACCTGTTGCGTCATTACAGAAGACTGCGACGGGGTGTACGCCAGCGCGAAGGCTGCGGGCGCAAAGATGATTCTGGATCTGAAAGAGCAGGACTACGGCGGAAAGTCTTTCTCCTGCGCCGACCCTGAGGGGCATATCTGGCACGTCGGAAGCTACAACCCTTGGGCCTAA
- the hscB gene encoding Fe-S protein assembly co-chaperone HscB: MTYFELFSLPPKLNLDAAALEKEFYVLSRRFHPDRFASKSAEEQAAATEQSSLLNDAYRALKDPIRRTEYLLELEGIELEEQSVRATEAAKASGTAKKQIVPPDLLEEAFELNMQLEEMKMAKAGGDDDPQLRKDLESAKTNFTAMLGASGRELEALWQSWDAAVGSGDDGAKAAAKDEMVATLNRRSYLRNLVRDVNLALD, encoded by the coding sequence ATGACTTATTTCGAACTCTTCTCGCTCCCCCCCAAGCTCAACCTCGATGCCGCCGCGCTGGAGAAGGAGTTCTACGTGCTCTCGCGCAGGTTCCACCCCGACCGCTTTGCCTCCAAATCGGCGGAGGAACAGGCCGCGGCGACCGAGCAGTCTTCTCTGCTGAACGACGCCTACCGCGCGTTGAAGGACCCCATCCGCCGCACGGAGTACCTGCTGGAGCTCGAAGGCATTGAACTGGAAGAGCAGTCCGTCCGCGCCACCGAAGCTGCCAAGGCCTCCGGCACCGCGAAGAAGCAGATCGTTCCTCCTGACCTTCTGGAAGAGGCCTTTGAGCTGAACATGCAGTTGGAAGAGATGAAGATGGCCAAGGCGGGTGGCGATGACGATCCGCAGCTCCGCAAGGATCTCGAATCGGCGAAGACGAACTTTACCGCGATGCTGGGGGCTTCAGGCAGGGAACTGGAAGCACTCTGGCAGTCGTGGGACGCGGCTGTAGGCTCTGGCGACGATGGCGCGAAAGCTGCTGCGAAGGACGAGATGGTTGCCACGCTCAATCGTCGCAGCTACCTGCGGAATCTTGTTCGGGATGTGAATCTCGCGCTGGACTAG
- a CDS encoding HesB/IscA family protein: protein MSTVGISTTTSTAMSAPAAEAGKLSSPIVPAISAPEASAKAASIEVTEKALKRIRNAMKKENVSPEQGGLRLGITGGGCSGLSYNIRFDSQPRERDRVWTFEQESERVRIFVDPKSFLYLSGMILDFEETLMRQGFNFINPHSTKSCGCGSSFSA from the coding sequence ATGTCTACCGTCGGGATCAGCACCACCACCAGCACCGCGATGTCCGCTCCAGCCGCCGAAGCAGGCAAGCTGTCGAGCCCGATTGTGCCTGCGATCTCCGCGCCGGAGGCCAGTGCCAAGGCTGCCAGCATCGAGGTCACGGAGAAGGCGCTCAAGCGCATTCGCAACGCGATGAAGAAGGAGAATGTCTCGCCCGAGCAAGGCGGCCTTCGTCTTGGCATTACGGGTGGAGGTTGCTCCGGTCTGTCGTATAACATTCGCTTCGACTCGCAACCTCGCGAGCGCGACCGTGTCTGGACGTTTGAGCAGGAGTCCGAGCGGGTTCGCATCTTCGTCGATCCGAAGTCGTTTCTTTATCTTTCGGGAATGATCCTCGACTTTGAAGAGACGCTCATGCGCCAGGGCTTTAACTTCATCAATCCTCACAGCACGAAGTCCTGTGGTTGCGGTTCTTCCTTCTCCGCATAA
- a CDS encoding DUF3592 domain-containing protein, whose translation MMQPRMHLHFTSWRENLHLGWRVLAQHRVEAGVVAGVAVLLLCGSLYLHFRKKPSPEEIERRRCLRLVQVGRLVDGTIVETGEHPEGVVMFTYRVAGVQYTCAQDLSTVPNTAGNFRVDLPVQVRYDPRNPFNSIVAAETWSGLRLT comes from the coding sequence ATGATGCAACCGCGAATGCATCTCCACTTCACCTCCTGGCGAGAAAACCTGCATCTCGGGTGGCGCGTGCTGGCACAGCATCGCGTCGAAGCTGGCGTCGTGGCCGGGGTTGCGGTCCTGTTGCTCTGCGGAAGCCTCTACCTTCACTTCCGCAAAAAGCCTTCGCCGGAAGAGATCGAGCGCCGCCGCTGTCTGCGACTAGTGCAGGTGGGTCGGCTCGTCGACGGCACCATTGTGGAGACCGGTGAACATCCTGAGGGCGTGGTGATGTTTACCTATCGCGTGGCCGGGGTGCAGTACACCTGCGCGCAGGACCTGAGCACCGTACCGAATACCGCTGGCAACTTCCGCGTCGATCTCCCCGTGCAGGTCCGCTACGACCCGCGCAACCCGTTCAATTCGATCGTGGCGGCGGAGACTTGGAGCGGTCTCCGCCTCACGTAG